CAGTTTtactataaaaaaaacagaataaaaacaacacataagCTACTGGATGGATTCCCTAAACGTATTTTTACACAAGCCTGCACAAAGACCTGCTCCTTACTTGCACACAGGACACCTCCATGTCCCCCTCTCACAGTTGAGCTGCAAGTAGGACTCCAGATCAAAGCACTGCAGACAGAAACATCACAAATCCTCATTAGGATAATATTCTTCCATTCACTGCAACACCAGGCACGCATTTCCATTAACATTATTTCCACTTAAATGCACGCAAACCTGAACATGCTTGCAGTCGTGCCCCCTCGCAGGTAGCTGGATGCGTCTGAACGTGATGGGACATTTCAAAGACACTTTAATGGCCGTCTGCTCCACGCCGTCTTCCCCGTTATGAGTAGCGTTGCCCGCTGAGGCCGCAACGCTGCTGAAGTTTCTCTTAACTGAAAATATAAAGTGTCACAGAGGGAGCAGTCATAGATGTGCTTAAAGAAcgataaagagaaacagggtTGAGTTCACTGAATTCGGATGTATTAATGAACATTAACTACGCAAAGGAGCCGTACTCTTGGTGATGCAGTGTTCTGCAGGGAGGAGTCTCTTCTTCAGGAGCCCCTGGAGGACGGATCGCACAGATGGCCTGTGGACCAGCTGAAGCACAAACAGGTGGGACTGCAAAGAAAAGAAGCCATGAACACCAGCAGAATTAGTACAGACAGCTGAATCTCATTCATACTCCAGACAATGCAAATTGAAATCACGTGTGTGTAAATCACTCCAGCTTGTCTGAACTAATGAATGAAGCAGCTACATATCAAAGCTGCTAGTCGGTGCTCTGAGAATGCAAATACTCACACAACAGCATGCGGTGACCGTAATTTGGATGGTGTTCCTCCCGGGTTGGCAAACGTGCTTCAGGTGCAGGGGTTTGTGGGAGGTTTTGTTGTCTCCCCTCTCGATGGTGAGAGGCGTGGCGTTGACGCTGACCTGGACGGAAGCAGGCCAGTTGGTGTTCATTTGCCTGTCTTCATGATGGTAGCACTTAAACTGCAGCTCGAGGTCAGACCTTCGAGGGTGACCAGAGGAATAACAGTTAGTGGAAAAAATTGGGAAAAACAAAACGACAACCGCACAGTCTGTACAATATATCAGGCACAAATAGAGGTTAAccaattctaatgagcttgaaagtcaatctTTGGTTTTAGTTtcttgtttcccttccttagGATGACTTATTGACAGACACCcatccactgagaccatttctgatgaggcttcatgAACAGCAGATGGATCGAGTGAAGGGTCAGATGCCAGATTTTGGATTTTGCCTGTTTTTCAAAGACCTGTAACCTCATCCTTTGCCCTCCACGTGTCCAATTTACtccattttttaaggacatACTGCACACCCTGAGGACATATGCCAGGTTTTTGGCtcatggttgtttgtttttggcagcTATGAGGAAAGAACTGAAAATGACTGGAAAAGCAGGCAGTGTCCaaataaaaactttgaaagatctccagaaatcctggagaactattgcttaaGACCACTTTATAAAAAACACGAGTGCCAGTTTAGCTCACGGGGTGAGGAGATGTCGCAAGGCTGAATGCAACAACTCGGGTTTGATTCTGACCCAAGGCCCTCACTCTCCCTCCTTGCCTGTCTACTCTTCACTATTACATTATCTGATGAAGGCAAAAAccgtgcaaagaaaaaaaagaaatctgcctcCTTCGATgccaaatacaaagaaatgaggcGTATTGTATGTAGGCAACACTGTGCTAGCTTATGACAAATCAAGATTCTTACTATTAATAAACTTTGCAGTAACACGTGATCTCACGTCTGTCACATTCATGTGGCGCTATAACAACAGCCTAAAATAACAGCACCCACAATGTACCACCTTTCATCACGCATCCATTTTAGTGCTTGCTGTGCACATGCTGCACTAGTAACAACAAATACGAAACTGCAAGGTTTTTACCTCCACATGAGGGTCTGGTGGACGGACGGTCGAAGGTGGAAGACGTGGTTGCTGACAGCCAGGTTGTGCTCCAAGCGGAACGGTTCCAGCACCACTCCGTCCCTGACTGGGAACGTCAGACGTAGTTCCTCATTGGGGATAGCTGCAGACGAGGAAAACAGGAGAGGATGGCTTTTAATCTCAGAATGTAAATGTCAGGAGGTGAGATAAAAGgataaaaaggacaaaaacagacGAATGAGTCATGTGAACGACTCGTTTCAGGTCTGCTTGGGTACTTACTTGGAGGGGGCGGAAGCGCTGTCATATTTGGTTTCATGTCGGCTGGAAACGGGGGCTTCACATCCTGGTTTGGCGACAGATACGGCGGAATACTACTTCCCGGGGTCATGGGAGGTGTGGGGTTTCCGGGGACTGGAGAGTGCGGGTAGTTACCAGGCCTGGGGGGCTAAAGAAAGGTGGGGGAAGTGCAATAATCAAAAGATCTGTTGAAGTCATTTCACAGACATGAAAGGCTCAAATCTGGCACCAATGTCTTCACctgctaagacagaaattgcaCTTTTACATGGGTACGAAGGAAAAACATACCCCACTGCCTTGGCCGTAAGAGTATCCGCCTCCAGAGAAGTTGGTGCTCTGACCGTTGAAGGGCTCCTGCTGAATaaggaaaagcaaaaaagaattGATACAGTTCCCTTTAGTGCCAGGGATGCACTATAGTTTAGGTGACAAGGGTTCAAACGTCCTGATCTTCTGAATAATTCGCTTCCTTTGCCCCCCTTCTGACCCCGAGTATGCATAAATGATGGACTAACAAACCTTGTAGTACTGGCTCATGGGCATGCCAGGCGGGTACTGCCCTTGGCCCTGTTGCCCTGGCATCCTCTGGCTGGGGTAGTTAGGAGAGGGCAACGGTCTGGAGGCATTTGATGAGGGATACTGCCCCTGCTGTTGGAACTGACTGTTTGGCCCATACTGCTGACCTCCATAGCTTCCCTTCAagaagaaagttaaaaaaaagaagaaaagacattatatatatatacatgtctCAGGTGCTACAACAAGAAGAATATTCATGTCTGATATTTCCACTCACATCCCCAGGATATGGCCTCTTTATCCCCTGCATGGGTATGCCCTGTCGAGGTCCACCGGGATAACCTTGCTGAGGCATCCTCTGGCTGTGAGCTCCAAAAGGCGTCATGCCTGGGGTTCTCGCCTGGTTCATACCCATTGGAGGCCCGCTCATATTGGGGTTGTTCATGGCGGATCCCATGCTGGATGGATTCATTCCCCCAGGGGGACCTCGTGGGCCTGGCTGATTCATAAACTGGCTATTGTAGGCTGGAGCATGGCCCATCTGGAACGATGGACACATCTGGAGAAAACAACCGAATAATTAATAGCTACATTTTGCAGCTGGTAGTTACCTAACATCTTCCTCCATCAAACTGTTTGCCTCATAGCAGGTGTGTACTGTACCTGTCCATACTGGTTCATGTCTTTATTCTGGGTTTCCTGCAGAGCCGCTACAGTGGCTGTTGCAGTGGCTGTCGCGGTAGCAGCGGcggcagcaacagcagcagcggcagctgcagcagctggctGGGTGAAGTCACCAGGAGGACGTGTGTGGGAGGCCATTCCCATACCTCCTGGTGGTGCATTCGGGCCTCCAGAGTAACTGATGAACACATGATTTATGTTTTAACCACTTTTTTAAAACCGGAGCTGCTGtcttaaagaataaaaaagaagactGGTATCCTGTTTCTCACCTCCCGCTGTATCCTCCAGGACCACCGGGGTAGCCGGGCCTGCCGTACATGCTCTGCTGCATGTATGATTGGCTGGAACCGCCTTTATTTGGGAACTGTTGCTGCTGCGCATTGAACTGGGGTGAATTGAGCCCTGCTGCATTGCCAGACATGCCCGATCCCACTGGGTTACCCCCAGGATTCATGGGGTTATTGCTGTTTG
The Pelmatolapia mariae isolate MD_Pm_ZW linkage group LG13, Pm_UMD_F_2, whole genome shotgun sequence DNA segment above includes these coding regions:
- the zmiz1a gene encoding zinc finger MIZ domain-containing protein 1a isoform X3 → MNTLPSMDRHIQQTNDRLQCIKQHLQNPANFHSAATELLDWCGDPRAFQRPFEQSLMGCLTVVSRVAAQQGFDLDLGYRLLAVCAANRDKFTPKSAALLSSWCEELGRLLLLRHQKNRQNEPQGKVPMQPGMNSMKPGLTHSDGSFPYESVPWQQNANQPPGSLSVVTTVWGVTNTSQSQVLGNPMANSNNPMNPGGNPVGSGMSGNAAGLNSPQFNAQQQQFPNKGGSSQSYMQQSMYGRPGYPGGPGGYSGSYSGGPNAPPGGMGMASHTRPPGDFTQPAAAAAAAAVAAAAATATATATATVAALQETQNKDMNQYGQMCPSFQMGHAPAYNSQFMNQPGPRGPPGGMNPSSMGSAMNNPNMSGPPMGMNQARTPGMTPFGAHSQRMPQQGYPGGPRQGIPMQGIKRPYPGDGSYGGQQYGPNSQFQQQGQYPSSNASRPLPSPNYPSQRMPGQQGQGQYPPGMPMSQYYKQEPFNGQSTNFSGGGYSYGQGSGPPRPGNYPHSPVPGNPTPPMTPGSSIPPYLSPNQDVKPPFPADMKPNMTALPPPPTIPNEELRLTFPVRDGVVLEPFRLEHNLAVSNHVFHLRPSVHQTLMWRSDLELQFKCYHHEDRQMNTNWPASVQVSVNATPLTIERGDNKTSHKPLHLKHVCQPGRNTIQITVTACCCSHLFVLQLVHRPSVRSVLQGLLKKRLLPAEHCITKIKRNFSSVAASAGNATHNGEDGVEQTAIKVSLKCPITFRRIQLPARGHDCKHVQCFDLESYLQLNCERGTWRCPVCNKTALLEGLEVDQYMWGILNAIQNSEFEEVTIDPTCSWRPVPIKSELHIKEDPDAPLAKRFKTMSPSQMTMPNVMEMIAQLGPGPGPGSGPGPGPSPYPPHPGQHVSGNGGDYPGAGNSYHTQGNFDFPHGNPSGGGGGGGGPPMNDFIHGPQLSHPPDGPGGLLPQDKPLSHSMNDPLLPELANPEELLSYLDPPDLPTNSNDDLLSLFENN
- the zmiz1a gene encoding zinc finger MIZ domain-containing protein 1a isoform X4, with the translated sequence MQPGMNSMKPGLTHSDGSFPYESVPWQQNANQPPGSLSVVTTVWGVTNTSQSQVLGNPMANSNNPMNPGGNPVGSGMSGNAAGLNSPQFNAQQQQFPNKGGSSQSYMQQSMYGRPGYPGGPGGYSGSYSGGPNAPPGGMGMASHTRPPGDFTQPAAAAAAAAVAAAAATATATATATVAALQETQNKDMNQYGQMCPSFQMGHAPAYNSQFMNQPGPRGPPGGMNPSSMGSAMNNPNMSGPPMGMNQARTPGMTPFGAHSQRMPQQGYPGGPRQGIPMQGIKRPYPGDGSYGGQQYGPNSQFQQQGQYPSSNASRPLPSPNYPSQRMPGQQGQGQYPPGMPMSQYYKQEPFNGQSTNFSGGGYSYGQGSGPPRPGNYPHSPVPGNPTPPMTPGSSIPPYLSPNQDVKPPFPADMKPNMTALPPPPTIPNEELRLTFPVRDGVVLEPFRLEHNLAVSNHVFHLRPSVHQTLMWRSDLELQFKCYHHEDRQMNTNWPASVQVSVNATPLTIERGDNKTSHKPLHLKHVCQPGRNTIQITVTACCCSHLFVLQLVHRPSVRSVLQGLLKKRLLPAEHCITKIKRNFSSVAASAGNATHNGEDGVEQTAIKVSLKCPITFRRIQLPARGHDCKHVQCFDLESYLQLNCERGTWRCPVCNKTALLEGLEVDQYMWGILNAIQNSEFEEVTIDPTCSWRPVPIKSELHIKEDPDAPLAKRFKTMSPSQMTMPNVMEMIAQLGPGPGPGSGPGPGPSPYPPHPGQHVSGNGGDYPGAGNSYHTQGNFDFPHGNPSGGGGGGGGPPMNDFIHGPQLSHPPDGPGGLLPQDKPLSHSMNDPMSHSDQSHNSMQQQQSLHASPHPGGQTGPPLHHSVQSGQPLHHSGQSSHPPRQSQPQPQPQHPGQNSHPHSDLNFNPSSDGQMGQGAQDMPEPSLDLLPELANPEELLSYLDPPDLPTNSNDDLLSLFENN
- the zmiz1a gene encoding zinc finger MIZ domain-containing protein 1a isoform X1, with product MNTLPSMDRHIQQTNDRLQCIKQHLQNPANFHSAATELLDWCGDPRAFQRPFEQSLMGCLTVVSRVAAQQGFDLDLGYRLLAVCAANRDKFTPKSAALLSSWCEELGRLLLLRHQKNRQNEPQGKVPMQPGMNSMKPGLTHSDGSFPYESVPWQQNANQPPGSLSVVTTVWGVTNTSQSQVLGNPMANSNNPMNPGGNPVGSGMSGNAAGLNSPQFNAQQQQFPNKGGSSQSYMQQSMYGRPGYPGGPGGYSGSYSGGPNAPPGGMGMASHTRPPGDFTQPAAAAAAAAVAAAAATATATATATVAALQETQNKDMNQYGQMCPSFQMGHAPAYNSQFMNQPGPRGPPGGMNPSSMGSAMNNPNMSGPPMGMNQARTPGMTPFGAHSQRMPQQGYPGGPRQGIPMQGIKRPYPGDGSYGGQQYGPNSQFQQQGQYPSSNASRPLPSPNYPSQRMPGQQGQGQYPPGMPMSQYYKQEPFNGQSTNFSGGGYSYGQGSGPPRPGNYPHSPVPGNPTPPMTPGSSIPPYLSPNQDVKPPFPADMKPNMTALPPPPTIPNEELRLTFPVRDGVVLEPFRLEHNLAVSNHVFHLRPSVHQTLMWRSDLELQFKCYHHEDRQMNTNWPASVQVSVNATPLTIERGDNKTSHKPLHLKHVCQPGRNTIQITVTACCCSHLFVLQLVHRPSVRSVLQGLLKKRLLPAEHCITKIKRNFSSVAASAGNATHNGEDGVEQTAIKVSLKCPITFRRIQLPARGHDCKHVQCFDLESYLQLNCERGTWRCPVCNKTALLEGLEVDQYMWGILNAIQNSEFEEVTIDPTCSWRPVPIKSELHIKEDPDAPLAKRFKTMSPSQMTMPNVMEMIAQLGPGPGPGSGPGPGPSPYPPHPGQHVSGNGGDYPGAGNSYHTQGNFDFPHGNPSGGGGGGGGPPMNDFIHGPQLSHPPDGPGGLLPQDKPLSHSMNDPMSHSDQSHNSMQQQQSLHASPHPGGQTGPPLHHSVQSGQPLHHSGQSSHPPRQSQPQPQPQHPGQNSHPHSDLNFNPSSDGQMGQGAQDMPEPSLDLLPELANPEELLSYLDPPDLPTNSNDDLLSLFENN
- the zmiz1a gene encoding zinc finger MIZ domain-containing protein 1a isoform X2 produces the protein MNTLPSMDRHIQQTNDRLQCIKQHLQNPANFHSAATELLDWCGDPRAFQRPFEQSLMGCLTVVSRVAAQQGFDLDLGYRLLAVCAANRDKFTPKSAALLSSWCEELGRLLLLRHQKNRQNEPQGKVPMQPGMNSMKPGLTHSDGSFPYESVPWQQNANQPPGSLSVVTTVWGVTNTSQSQVLGNPMANSNNPMNPGGNPVGSGMSGNAAGLNSPQFNAQQQQFPNKGGSSQSYMQQSMYGRPGYPGGPGGYSGSYSGGPNAPPGGMGMASHTRPPGDFTQPAAAAAAAAVAAAAATATATATATVAALQETQNKDMNQYGQMCPSFQMGHAPAYNSQFMNQPGPRGPPGGMNPSSMGSAMNNPNMSGPPMGMNQARTPGMTPFGAHSQRMPQQGYPGGPRQGIPMQGIKRPYPGDGSYGGQQYGPNSQFQQQGQYPSSNASRPLPSPNYPSQRMPGQQGQGQYPPGMPMSQYYKEPFNGQSTNFSGGGYSYGQGSGPPRPGNYPHSPVPGNPTPPMTPGSSIPPYLSPNQDVKPPFPADMKPNMTALPPPPTIPNEELRLTFPVRDGVVLEPFRLEHNLAVSNHVFHLRPSVHQTLMWRSDLELQFKCYHHEDRQMNTNWPASVQVSVNATPLTIERGDNKTSHKPLHLKHVCQPGRNTIQITVTACCCSHLFVLQLVHRPSVRSVLQGLLKKRLLPAEHCITKIKRNFSSVAASAGNATHNGEDGVEQTAIKVSLKCPITFRRIQLPARGHDCKHVQCFDLESYLQLNCERGTWRCPVCNKTALLEGLEVDQYMWGILNAIQNSEFEEVTIDPTCSWRPVPIKSELHIKEDPDAPLAKRFKTMSPSQMTMPNVMEMIAQLGPGPGPGSGPGPGPSPYPPHPGQHVSGNGGDYPGAGNSYHTQGNFDFPHGNPSGGGGGGGGPPMNDFIHGPQLSHPPDGPGGLLPQDKPLSHSMNDPMSHSDQSHNSMQQQQSLHASPHPGGQTGPPLHHSVQSGQPLHHSGQSSHPPRQSQPQPQPQHPGQNSHPHSDLNFNPSSDGQMGQGAQDMPEPSLDLLPELANPEELLSYLDPPDLPTNSNDDLLSLFENN